The region GTCATCCTCGGCGGCGCGGGCGTGGGTCTGGGCGCGGGCGGTGGCTGGCTCGTGCTGCATCGCCGAGCGCAGCAGGTCGAGGCCGCGTCCGTGGGGCCTGGGCCGGCGGTGCCCGCGCGGCCCGCGCCCACCGCGACGGGAGAGCCGGCGGGTGGCGTGCCGGTGGCGGTGGTGCCCTCGGAGCGGTGCCCGGTGGGGATGAAGTGGGTGAGCGGCGGGACGTTCAAGATGGGGACCCCGCCCGACGACAAGCTCGCGTTTGTCGACGAGCGGCCGCTCCAGAACGTGCAGGTGGCGTCCTTCTGCGTGGATGAATACGAATACCCCAACCGCGCTGGTGAGCCTCCCCACGTGCAGGTGAGCTGGGAAGAGGCGAAGTCGCTGTGCGAGAGCGAGGGCAAGCGGCTTTGCACGGAGGAGGAGTGGGAGAAGGCGTGCAAGGGCCCCGGGAACTCGCGCTTCCCGTACCGCACCGACAACGGCTCGACCTTCAACCCGGACGCCTGCAACACCGAGGACAAGGCCAAGAAGGACCGCGCTCTGGCGCCCTCTGGACAGTTCAAGCAGTGCAGGTCGGGATATGGCGTTGCGGACATGTCCGGCAACGTGGCGGAGTGGACGGCCACGCGTCATGGTGCGAACGCGGGCTTCACCCAGAAGGGCGGCTCCTTCGATGGGCCGGACTACGCCGTGCGGTGCTCCGCGCGAAAGAACGGAGTGCCCGAGGAGAAGTCGGACATGATCGGGTTGCGATGCTGCGCGGGCGTGGGCCCATGAGCCGACGGGCCCTCGCGTTCCTTGTCGCACTGCTGCCGGTGGCGGTCTTCGCGCAAGGGGCTTCCGGGCCGGCGCGTCCGCTCGTGGTGGCGGTGAAGTCCGCGAACCTGGCGCCGTATGCGTCGCTCGTCGCGGGGTTCTCGTCCGAGGCGCGAGCCGAGGTCTCGGAGGTGCTGCTGGAGGACAATGCCGCGTCCGCGGCGCGTGCCTTCAAGAAGCTGGCGCAGCAGAAGCCCGCGCTCGTGCTGGCGCTGGGGCCGCTGGCGGCCAACGCGGCCCGGCGCTCGCTGGGCGAGGACGTGCCAGTCCTCTTCGCCATGGTGCCGTACTACGAGAAGTACGGTCTGGAGGGCCCCAACCTCACCGGCATCTCGCTCACCAGTGACTTCGTTCCGGAACTCACCGCGCTCCAGGCCGCGGCGCCGCAGGCCCGCCGCGTGGGCATCGTGCATGACCCGCGCTATTCGGCGGCCACGGTGACGCGCGCGCAGGCGGCGGCCACGTCCCTGGGGATGACCGTCGTCCCGCTCGAGGTCGATTCGCAGGCGCGAGTCGACAAGGTGTTGGAGGGCGCGGCGGGCAAGGTGGACGGGCTGCTGATGGTGGCGGACAAGACGGTGGGCAACGCGTCCGTCGTCCAGTCGCTCATCGCGTTCTGTGGCGCGCGGCGGGTGCCGCTCATCGCGCTCACACCCAGCCAGGTGAAGGAGGGCGCCATGCTGGCGCTGTCTCCGAGTCCCCTGGCCATCGGTCAGCAAGCGGGACGGCTGGCCAATCGCATCATCCATGAGAAGGTCGATCCCGGAGCGCTGGCGGTGGCGCCACCCGAGGGGCTCGACCTGTCCATCAACCTCACCACCGTCAAGAAGTTGGGTCCGTCCTGTGACGCCACGCTGGAGTTGCTCCGGTTCGCGGCGCGCAAGGACTTTGCCGTGAAGGTCTACGAGTGATTCCCCGATACAGCCGCAAGGAGATGGCCTCTCTCTGGTCCGACGTCGCCCGTTACCGCCGTTGGCGGGACGTGGAGCTGGCCGCGCTGGAGGGCATGGTGGAGGCGGGCCTGGCTCCGCGCGAGGCGCTGGCGGACTGCCTGGCCCGCGCCGGTGACTTCACCCCCGAGGACGCGGCGCGCATCGAGGAGATCGAGCGGGTCACCAAGCACGATGTCATCGCCTTCCTGACGTTCATGGAGGAGCGGGTGGGGCCCAGCGCGCGCTGGCTGCACCTGGGCATGACGTCCTCGGACGTGCTGGACACGTCGCTGGGCATGACGATGCGCGACGCCATGGACCTCATCCTCACGGGGGTGGACCGGGTGATGGCGGCGGTGGAGAAGCGCGCGTTCGAGCACAAGAACACGCTGCAGATGGGCCGCAGCCACGGCATCCACGCGGAGCCCATCACCTTCGGGCACAAGCTGGCCATCTGGTACGACGAGCTGCGCCGCGGCCGCGAGCGCCTGCAGCACGCGCGGGCCACCATCGCGGTGGGCAAGATTTCCGGCGCGGTGGGCACGTTCGCGCACCTGCCTCCGACGGTGGAGGCGCACGCATGCCAGAAGCTGGGCCTGAAGCCCGCGCCCGCTTCCAGCCAGGTCATCCAGCGCGACCGTCACGCGGAGTTCTTCACCGCGCTGGCGCTGCTGGGGTCGAGCATCGAGAAGTTCGCGGTGGAGATCCGCCACCTGCAGCGCACCGAAGTGCGCGAGGCGGAGGAGGCGTTCACGCCGGGCCAGAAGGGCTCCAGCGCGATGCCGCACAAGCGCAACCCCATCCTCTCGGAGAACCTCACCGGACTGGCGCGGCTGCTGCGCGGCTTCGCGGTGAGCGCCATGGAAGACGTGGCGCTGTGGCATGAGCGGGACATCTCGCACTCGTCCGTCGAGCGCGTGATTGGGCCGGACGCCACCATCCTCATGGACTTCATGCTGCACCGCTTCGCGGGCCTCATGGAGAACATGCGCGTCTACCCGGAGCAGATGCAGAAGAACCTGGACCTGCTCGGCGGCGTGGTGAACTCGCAGCGGCTGTTGCTGGAGCTGGCGCGCAAGGGCATGGACCGGCAGGCCGCGTACGTCATCGTCCAGCGCAACGCGATGAAGATGTACGAGGAGGGCGTGGACTTCCGCCAGGCGCTCCTCGCGGACGCCGACCTGCGCAAGATGATGAGCGTCGAGGAGATCAGCGACTGCTTCTCCCCGGGCTACCACACGCGGCAGATGGATGAGATCTTCCGCCGCGTGTTCGGCCGGAGCGCCTAGAGGTAGCCCTTCGCGCGCAGGTTTTGCTCGATGCGCGCGTGCACGTCGCCCACGTTCAGGGTGAGCGACGTGCCAGTGATGCGCTCGTAGGCGGCCACGTACTTGGTGGCCAGCTCCACGCGCACGTCATCCGGGATGGCCGGCAGCGGGCCGTGGCCAGAGAAGTTCCGCTCGCGGATGAGCCACTGGCGGATGTTCTCCTTGTCCAGCATGCGCTGATCCTCGCCGCGCGCGAAGCGGGCCTCGTACTCGTCCGCGACCCAGTAGCGGCTGGAGTCGGGCGTGTGCATCTCGTCGATGACGTAGAGCGTGTCGCCCACCTTGCCGAACTCGTACTTCGTATCCACGAGGATGAGGCCGCGGGTGCGCGCCCACTTCTGGCCCTCCAGGAAGAGTCCCCGGGCCGCCTCGGTGATGCGGGCCCAGTCGCGGGCGCTGGCCAGGTTGCGCGCGAGGATCTCCTTCTCGGAGATGGGCTCGTCGTGCTTGCCGTACTCGGCCTTGGTGGACGGCGTGAGGATGGGCGTGGGGAACGCCTCGTCCTTGCGCATCCCCGCGGGGATGGGCAGGCCGTAGGCGGT is a window of Myxococcaceae bacterium JPH2 DNA encoding:
- a CDS encoding ABC transporter substrate-binding protein, with the translated sequence MSRRALAFLVALLPVAVFAQGASGPARPLVVAVKSANLAPYASLVAGFSSEARAEVSEVLLEDNAASAARAFKKLAQQKPALVLALGPLAANAARRSLGEDVPVLFAMVPYYEKYGLEGPNLTGISLTSDFVPELTALQAAAPQARRVGIVHDPRYSAATVTRAQAAATSLGMTVVPLEVDSQARVDKVLEGAAGKVDGLLMVADKTVGNASVVQSLIAFCGARRVPLIALTPSQVKEGAMLALSPSPLAIGQQAGRLANRIIHEKVDPGALAVAPPEGLDLSINLTTVKKLGPSCDATLELLRFAARKDFAVKVYE
- a CDS encoding adenylosuccinate lyase yields the protein MIPRYSRKEMASLWSDVARYRRWRDVELAALEGMVEAGLAPREALADCLARAGDFTPEDAARIEEIERVTKHDVIAFLTFMEERVGPSARWLHLGMTSSDVLDTSLGMTMRDAMDLILTGVDRVMAAVEKRAFEHKNTLQMGRSHGIHAEPITFGHKLAIWYDELRRGRERLQHARATIAVGKISGAVGTFAHLPPTVEAHACQKLGLKPAPASSQVIQRDRHAEFFTALALLGSSIEKFAVEIRHLQRTEVREAEEAFTPGQKGSSAMPHKRNPILSENLTGLARLLRGFAVSAMEDVALWHERDISHSSVERVIGPDATILMDFMLHRFAGLMENMRVYPEQMQKNLDLLGGVVNSQRLLLELARKGMDRQAAYVIVQRNAMKMYEEGVDFRQALLADADLRKMMSVEEISDCFSPGYHTRQMDEIFRRVFGRSA
- a CDS encoding phosphoribosylaminoimidazolesuccinocarboxamide synthase, whose translation is MNTSALHAQLQHTLRQTDLPALGQPYRGKVRDTYRRGDQLVLVTSDRLSAFDHVLTSIPFKGEVLNRLAAFWFERTKHICPNHVLDVPDANVTVARACEPFSVEVVVRGYLTGSLWRDYEKGTHTAYGLPIPAGMRKDEAFPTPILTPSTKAEYGKHDEPISEKEILARNLASARDWARITEAARGLFLEGQKWARTRGLILVDTKYEFGKVGDTLYVIDEMHTPDSSRYWVADEYEARFARGEDQRMLDKENIRQWLIRERNFSGHGPLPAIPDDVRVELATKYVAAYERITGTSLTLNVGDVHARIEQNLRAKGYL